From Halorussus lipolyticus:
GGTGGAGTAGCCAGAGCAGACTACCACGTCGGCCGACCGAATCCACGGCAGGAGCGCCGGAACTGGCTCCCACCGGTCGTCGCCGACCAGCGTCACCTCGTGGCCCTCGGTTCGGAGCGTCTCGGCCAGCACGTCGAAGTTGGTCGAGTAGACGCTCGGCACGACCAACACCTCGACGCTCTCGTCTGGCGGCGGGCACTCGTCCGGGTCGAGCGCGATGGGTGGCACGTGAGTCACGCCCGGCGGGTCGCCCTCGTCGGGCGGCCAGACCGCCGGATAGAGGAACGACTCGGCCGCGCCCAACTGGTAGCGATTGAGAAGCCACGTGAACACCTGTTCGACCGCGGCGTCGTAGTAGGAGGCCGCGTTGTGGGTCACGATGTAGAGGGGCGTCCCGGTCAGCGGCGCGGCCATCGCGGCGAACATGTCGTCGGTGACGAGCGCGGCGGGGTCCTCTCGCCGAAGCCATCGCACGAAGTCGAAGACGCGCTTGCCGCTGTAGGGAAGGCTCCGGGTCAGCACCCGGCCGAGCGACCCCTGTTGGTAGTCGCCGATGTAATCGACCGGCGCGGCCCGGAACACCTCGTAGCCGTTGTGTTCGATGAAGCGCGAACCGGGGCCGCCGCCGGCGAGGACGACCCCCGCACCCGCGTCCTCGAAGGCTTGGGCGACGGCGAGCATCCGAGTCGCGTGGCCAGCGCCTTCGGGGTAGTGGGCGACGGCGACCGTCTGGTCCATGCCGTCCCTTCGGCCGCCGCCCGAAAAGTATGTTCTCATTCTAGGATTTCGCCGGCTTACCCGGCGACGACCGGTATTTCGCCACGTTACGACGATGGAGCCTTCGTTTCGGAATTTCGGCCGCGGAACGCCCACCGAGACCTGTCGGCGTGACTGTCTATTGACAGCACGCGGCGAGGAGAGTCCCACTCGGTCGAGCGCGAGTGGTGAGACAGAAACATCTGTCCGAGGGCGGCAACTTAAGCCGTTCGGCCGCCATCCCGATGTATGACCGAGAAACCCGAAACTCTGCGAAGTAGCGAGGTCACCGAAGGCGTCGAACGGGCACCCCATCGGGCGATGTTCCGCGCGATGGGCTACGACGACGACGACCTCTCGTCGCCGATGGTCGGCATCGCCAACCCGGCGGCCGACAT
This genomic window contains:
- a CDS encoding glycosyltransferase, whose product is MDQTVAVAHYPEGAGHATRMLAVAQAFEDAGAGVVLAGGGPGSRFIEHNGYEVFRAAPVDYIGDYQQGSLGRVLTRSLPYSGKRVFDFVRWLRREDPAALVTDDMFAAMAAPLTGTPLYIVTHNAASYYDAAVEQVFTWLLNRYQLGAAESFLYPAVWPPDEGDPPGVTHVPPIALDPDECPPPDESVEVLVVPSVYSTNFDVLAETLRTEGHEVTLVGDDRWEPVPALLPWIRSADVVVCSGYSTVMEAAVAGTPCVVYPFTDEQHGVTRVLERRGVEGFQVEHSVTHVARAVQHPPEAPTHENGIGRVADHVLGELG